A window from Myxococcus fulvus encodes these proteins:
- a CDS encoding sigma 54-dependent Fis family transcriptional regulator, with the protein MEPRPEVTQTTQTDKDEGRTTRIPIHEWTVEVVSGPDKGKKVTTQDGLVRVGSDPASDLVLTDTTVSRRHLEVERTPRGLLLRDTGSRNGTFLDGRQVLQAYLGRGDKVELGKTKLAVKVAAKPTEVELAGAESFGALVGTSEKMRWVFTELRRVAREDMSLLIEGETGTGKELAARAVHQHSSRRHGPFKVVDCNLISEEKAERELFGGLRASDPEDKEARGVFEAARGGTLFLDEVGELPLLVQGKLLRVLDAREVPSLDGQPVPVDVRVIASTHRNLEEDVRQGRFRADLYFRLAVARVRLPPLRTRREDLPSLAQALSQTLRASVSLTPQTLALFEGYDWPGNVRELRNVLERGALMEETGNTSWLDFLAQPSRRPDGQPPSTQVATLVTGMPYHEAKDRVLADFERLYFAEVMRTVGFDMKAAEQRTGLSMQSLYRLLKKNGLRLKDLKNAEGLEK; encoded by the coding sequence ATGGAACCCAGGCCCGAGGTCACCCAGACCACCCAGACGGACAAGGACGAAGGCCGCACGACGCGCATCCCCATTCACGAGTGGACCGTGGAGGTGGTGTCGGGCCCCGACAAGGGAAAGAAGGTGACCACCCAGGATGGCCTGGTGCGCGTGGGCTCGGACCCCGCGAGCGACCTGGTGCTGACCGACACCACGGTGAGCCGCCGGCACCTGGAGGTGGAGCGCACCCCCAGGGGCCTGCTCCTGCGCGACACGGGCAGCCGCAACGGCACCTTCCTCGATGGCCGGCAGGTGCTCCAGGCGTACCTGGGGCGCGGCGACAAGGTGGAGCTGGGCAAGACGAAGCTCGCGGTGAAGGTGGCCGCCAAGCCCACGGAGGTGGAGCTGGCCGGGGCGGAGTCCTTCGGCGCGCTGGTGGGCACGTCGGAGAAGATGCGCTGGGTCTTCACGGAGCTGCGCCGCGTGGCCCGCGAGGACATGAGCCTGCTCATCGAGGGTGAGACGGGCACGGGCAAGGAGCTGGCGGCCAGGGCGGTGCACCAGCACTCGTCGCGGCGTCACGGCCCCTTCAAGGTCGTCGACTGCAACCTCATCTCCGAGGAGAAGGCGGAGCGCGAGCTGTTCGGCGGCCTGCGCGCGAGCGACCCGGAGGACAAGGAGGCCCGAGGCGTCTTCGAGGCCGCCCGCGGAGGCACGCTCTTCCTGGACGAGGTGGGCGAGTTGCCGCTGCTGGTGCAGGGCAAGCTGTTGCGCGTGCTGGACGCGCGCGAGGTGCCGTCCCTGGACGGGCAGCCGGTGCCGGTGGACGTGCGCGTCATCGCCTCCACGCACCGCAACCTGGAGGAGGACGTGCGCCAGGGCCGCTTCCGCGCGGACCTCTACTTCCGCCTGGCCGTGGCGCGCGTGCGGCTGCCGCCCCTGCGCACGCGCCGGGAGGACCTGCCGTCGCTCGCGCAGGCCCTGTCCCAGACGCTGCGGGCCAGCGTGTCGCTCACGCCCCAGACGCTGGCGCTCTTCGAGGGCTACGACTGGCCGGGCAACGTGCGCGAGCTGCGCAACGTGCTCGAGCGCGGCGCGCTCATGGAGGAGACGGGCAACACCAGCTGGCTGGACTTCCTGGCGCAGCCCTCGCGCCGCCCGGACGGGCAGCCGCCCAGCACGCAGGTGGCCACGCTCGTCACCGGCATGCCGTACCACGAGGCCAAGGACCGGGTGCTGGCCGACTTCGAGCGTTTGTATTTCGCCGAGGTGATGCGCACGGTGGGCTTCGACATGAAGGCCGCCGAGCAGCGCACCGGGTTGTCCATGCAGAGCCTCTACCGCCTGCTCAAGAAGAACGGGCTTCGCCTCAAGGACCTCAAGAACGCCGAGGGCCTGGAGAAGTGA